aaaaacacattattttccaattttttttcaaaaaaaagtcGCATATGCGACGCTCAAAATCCGCTAGAAgtctctaaatatttttttgtcgctaactaatttttttttgccgcTAACCACACGTGAATTCCGCTAGATCTAGCGACAAAGTCTCTAGAACGGCAACACTGATTGCACCAAATCATATCAAAGTTGAAACAAATTAAGTAGTAAATTTTATGAGGCTTGTTGgcaacattttcattttctgcAGTTTCAGTCAGTGTTGCCAACTTAGTGGATATTCCACTAGATCTGGTGGTCTAGACATACGTTTTAGCGGGCGAATTTTGGTTTTAGTGGCTAGTGGATTTTCCTAGTGGTTTCGAAAACGTTTACCTTATAAAGGAATATTTTGTCATTATGTAGGCAACTCTGTAAAATGCgctcttaaataaataaaatattgagatAAGACTTagcttaaatttttatcaggccataaaaaaatagaataaactGTTGGCGATGAGAGATATGGAATGTTATGAATGACATGACATACATaaccataaaaaaatagttataaaataggTTAGTTACatacttttctattaattCAATTAGACAAAAAAGGACTTGTAGTTTAAAGTTTGAGGTAATTCAGGTTATCGCagacattccaaaatcaaaatGGAACAGGAAGTACCATCACTAAGCCCACAGTGTAAGTTCTTTGTATTACGAAAGAAGCGATTTTGTCGTATGACGGTGCGCCCTGGATGGAATTACTGTGGAGAACACCAACCTCAGATAAACACAAAAGATGGAAAGGCAAGTAACACAACtacaacttttaaaataattctcgTTATACTTGGAGTCCCAGAACTTtagttaacaaaatatattgaattaatataataatgtgtatttaatatgtattttgtgttaaagGATGAAAAGCGAATACCTTGTCCAAATGACAATAAACAGTaagttaaaacaattacaatattttttgctcAAAACATACTTTCTAATTACATCCTCTTTTTCAGTACATGCTATGCAAGCAAGCTACAAAAGCACCTCACCATATGTAATGCTCGTCAGCAAGAAGTGCCaccttatattaaatacaatgttaATGCTCCACCTGAAACCAATCCTTTAAAACAACCACTTTCAGAAATACCATCCACTCAGATtgatcaaattataaataaagttaatctGCTATTTGACAgtaagatatatatgtattatctaTCATAAGTcataaattaatgtacatCAAAACTTTTTCATAATTACACCTCTACatcttttaaatgattttaatacttttaactcAAAGCAAACAatgtaatcatttttattacaatttgctTTTTAGGGCTATTCATTACATATTGagtgatgaaataaaaaaaatatatatttaatacagataTCAAGTAATCATAATGGTATTGTAAtggtaattgtaattatttcatatgattaatacaattctaaatttaaaattaattatcaagatttaaaaaaatatatttctatatttgcaGCATATCTTAATGGTAAAATAGACACTTTGCCCGAAAGAGAAATTCATCCAGCTGTAATGGATGAATTTCTAACAGAAGGAAGAACAGAGAGTTCTTTACGTCACTTAAGACAGGCATCAAAGTTAATGCATATAATGGAAGATGAAAGTTTAGTCAAAGACCATACCTGTTATGTTGAACTTGGTGCTGGCAAAGGTAATTCAGTTTAATGTGTTGTTACTGCTGCCACCAAGtaggtttttaatatataaggttcaactaaattaaaatctaagaaATGCTTGATTTTAGGACATCTGTCATATTTTGCATGGCATGCTTGGTGTCCAGCCACAAGTGGCAGCTCCATTTTGTTGGTAGAGAGAGCCTCACTTAGACACAAGCGAGATAACAAGATCCGGAACTTGCTTGACAATTCAAATAAAGTAGAAAACATTGTCCAAAAATTGAGTCCCGaattatgtactaaaaacGAAATGGGCTCACATaagaatattaacaattatggCAATAAGGATGACTGTTGTGAAACAAAATCAGGTCAAAATCAGTcgggtaataataatatcaacgAAGAATCCTTCAGATTAAGAGCAGATTTAGCTCACTTGATATTAGATCTTGTTCCAGCCGTACAGAAAACTGAAAGTATCGTAGGCTTTGCTAAACATTTGTGTGGAGTAGCTACAGgtcagtatttattataataattagcaaATATTAGGATAAGTTCTAAACAATCTTTGTACTTTATTGTGTTGTTAGATTTCTCGTTGCGCTGTCTCTCATCGGCCAATACGTTGCCAAAAACTCGTGGTATACTCATAGCCACTTGCTGCCACCACCGCTGCAGCTCAAACGGATATGTGGCTCACAAACATCTGATGGTGAGTGGTGACTTAGTGTACCGTATTCTAGAGTGAAATTATCGGCCCACTTACATCTCACTTAGGAAGTGCTGACACGGACCCAAAGATCTAAGGCCACGCCGAAGAAAAGTTATGAGTTAAATTATCGCATTTCAGGAATTGGGAATAGACAAAAGAGAGTTTAACATAATGACAGGTATCGTCTCGTGGGCCACTTGCGGGGATGGGCGCAGCCGGGACAAACGAGGGGAGCGAATCGCCGCCGCCGACGTCGCGAGTCTCTCTCGGCGGCGGCGGGAAGAAGTCGGCCGTCGAGCCAAGGCCATCCTCGACTGGGGCCGAGTGCTCTACCTCAAAGAGTGCGGTTTCGACGCTCGACTGACCTACTTTATCCCCGACTCGGTCTCACTTGAAAACCTTTGTATCGTAGCTAAAAAGAATTGAAATATACAacaatttattgcaaatatatttttattaattgaatcatAATCGTCCGTAGAGGTTCTTCAGTATTCACaaagtatcaaataaataagagCGAAAAAGGCTCCGTACATTTAATATCGGAGCCCACGAGTTGTGTTCTCGGTTGAGGAATGTTTAATTGTCAAAGAGAAGTAGAAAATGCTCGGCCTGACAATACTTTACTTACAAATGTACATTAATATGCAAAATGTTGTAGAATAAATGGTTCCTTGTAATTGCTTTGACTTGAGTTTGGAGATATCTAATCATCAGTAGCCGTACTTCTCCTGGATGGAAGACACCACGCCGTTGGCCAGCGACGACAGACGCCCGGCCACGCGCGTCACGCCCATGCGCACCGATTCGCGAACCTGCCGACATCCGGCGATTTTAGCTACCGATCGGTGCCGCGAAGTACGGACACGGAGGAAACTCACGTCGTCGAGGTCCGGCGCGGAGACCGCGAAGGCGGGCTGGCGAGGGGCGGCGCCGCCGAACAGCTCCGCCGACGAGATGTGCGAGCTGCCCGAGAACCGCGACAGCGCCGACTCGTCGCCGCGGGACTCCTGCGCATTAACGAGGTTCAGGCTCCGCTCTCGAGGGACACGCGGCATCTCCGCCCGGCCGTCGCTCACCTGATCGCCGAAAAACTGCGCCGAGCTGATGGACTTGGCCGAGCCGAACT
This DNA window, taken from Pieris rapae chromosome 16, ilPieRapa1.1, whole genome shotgun sequence, encodes the following:
- the LOC111002993 gene encoding tRNA:m(4)X modification enzyme TRM13 homolog isoform X1, whose translation is MEQEVPSLSPQCKFFVLRKKRFCRMTVRPGWNYCGEHQPQINTKDGKDEKRIPCPNDNKHTCYASKLQKHLTICNARQQEVPPYIKYNVNAPPETNPLKQPLSEIPSTQIDQIINKVNLLFDTYLNGKIDTLPEREIHPAVMDEFLTEGRTESSLRHLRQASKLMHIMEDESLVKDHTCYVELGAGKGHLSYFAWHAWCPATSGSSILLVERASLRHKRDNKIRNLLDNSNKVENIVQKLSPELCTKNEMGSHKNINNYGNKDDCCETKSGQNQSGNNNINEESFRLRADLAHLILDLVPAVQKTESIVGFAKHLCGVATDFSLRCLSSANTLPKTRGILIATCCHHRCSSNGYVAHKHLMELGIDKREFNIMTGIVSWATCGDGRSRDKRGERIAAADVASLSRRRREEVGRRAKAILDWGRVLYLKECGFDARLTYFIPDSVSLENLCIVAKKN
- the LOC111002993 gene encoding tRNA:m(4)X modification enzyme TRM13 homolog isoform X2 codes for the protein MESTCYASKLQKHLTICNARQQEVPPYIKYNVNAPPETNPLKQPLSEIPSTQIDQIINKVNLLFDTYLNGKIDTLPEREIHPAVMDEFLTEGRTESSLRHLRQASKLMHIMEDESLVKDHTCYVELGAGKGHLSYFAWHAWCPATSGSSILLVERASLRHKRDNKIRNLLDNSNKVENIVQKLSPELCTKNEMGSHKNINNYGNKDDCCETKSGQNQSGNNNINEESFRLRADLAHLILDLVPAVQKTESIVGFAKHLCGVATDFSLRCLSSANTLPKTRGILIATCCHHRCSSNGYVAHKHLMELGIDKREFNIMTGIVSWATCGDGRSRDKRGERIAAADVASLSRRRREEVGRRAKAILDWGRVLYLKECGFDARLTYFIPDSVSLENLCIVAKKN